The DNA sequence TTCCAAGACCATTCCCGTTGATGAGTATGCCGTGGTGATCTGGGATAGTGCCGGTTTTCATTGGTCGAAGGTGTTGATGATTCCTGAAAACATCACATTGGTTTGTCTTTTCTCCCTACAGCCCAGAATTGAATCCCATTGAAAACCATTGGCACTATCTGAAGAGTGACTTCTGGTCGAATCGGGTTTACGCGGACTTCGAAGCATTAATGGATGCAGCGGAAACTGCTTGGCATAAAGCCTGCATGGACACCGATCTGAAAAAAACCGTTTGCAATACACCATACGCAGTTATTTCTTGAAACACGTATAAACACTGCATTAGATGGTGTAATCATTGGTCCCGCCTACCGGGGGAAAGTTAGTTTTTTAATGTCCTGTTTTTAGAAGGAGCATGAAAATTGCAAGGATGTTTTTTTGCTGTGGCTGCGATAGGCCTAGTTGTGAGCGTGAGCAACTGAACGTCATTATGTCGTGAGATAGCTCAGGCTTTCTATCAATAGCCAAATCGAAAAAACTACCTAATCCAAAAAACCGGAATATACAAACTGAGTTCACAGGATATTTGGTCATAATGACTATTCTGGTGAAATCAATTTTGTCGATCACATTATTGTAGTATGTCGTTTTTGCTGTCTTGGTAGCTAGATTAGTTACAATCTATATAGCTCCTGTTTTCCAACGAACCCAAGAGCGCACTTAAGAGTTTTAGATATTGTCGATTTGGATTTTACTAATTCTAGCTGAGAAAAGAATATTATCGTAATCATCGTTGTACATGATGTTTAGATGGCACCGTCATTCTATTCTACATAAAACCGTTGAAATCGATATATTTGGATAAAACAATAGTACAGATCTCGCCGATAACTATAAGTTAAGGGAATCGCGTGTAAAGAATTTGCGAGGCTAGTTCTAGACTTCGGGGGGCTGTGGTGAAATCAAAGAATCTAATTTCTATCTTACTGGCAATAGTATCAATTAGTGGATGTGCAGCCAGTACGAAAAGGGATGTTGCTAATCAAATAGGTAAAAAACCTGTACCAGCAGAAAATGATACTTCGCAAGTCATTGTGCGCGATGATGCGGAAGCAGAATATGATGCAACCTCTGAGACTGAAACGCGACTCGTATCGCATCAAGAGTCAATTGAGTTACCAGTAGAGAAATACGATCCACTTCTTCTCCCCATGCCGGGTGATGTTGTAACAAACCAAAGTACTGCGATATCACTGGATGAGCTAGAAGCTTTGGCACAAGCCAATAATCCGACACTGGTCCAGGCGGCAGCGCAAGTTGAAGCATCGCGTGGCGCAGCCTATCAGGCGGGGCTCTACCCAAACCCGGTTGTAGGATATGCCAGCGATCAAATTGGCATCAATGGCACGGCTGGTGAATTACAGGGGGCATTCGTCTCACAGGAATTTGTCACAGGTGGTAAGCTGAAGCTCAGTCGCGCGAAATGGACAAAGCAGGTCGCAGTTGCGGAAACCAACTTATCAGCCCAGTACACGCGGGTCTTGAATGACGTGCGGATTCATTTCTACCGGACACTGGCAGCGCAGCAGTTACTCGCAGTCCAAGGTAAACTTCTGGAGAATGCGAAAGATAATTTACAAACACATAAAGAGATGCTTAATCTAGGACAGACGAATCAGTCCGGCCTGTTGCAGGCGGAAGTCGACTTGCATCGCGCACAATTGAAACAGCAGGCGGCTGAGAACGACTTGGAACAGGAGTGGCGAAATCTAGTGGCGATGGTGGGTACTCCTGAATTACAATGTACAACTCTGAGAGGGAGGCTTGAGCCTCCTCAGGAATTTTATGACTGGAATTCGGCGCTCAATCAGTTATTAGAAAGCAGTCCTGAAATCGTTGCTGCCTGGGAACGTGTGCAACATGACGAAATAACCGTAGAGCGTGAACGTGTCCAACCGATTCCTAATATTCTGGTCGATGTCAATTTCGGTCATAATTTCGAGACCGATAATTCAGTAGCAGGGGTCACCGTCGGGTTACCTATTCCCATCTTCGACAAAAATCAAGGCACCGTGGATCAGGCCTTAGCCGATCTCAACCGATCTCGGGCGGATGTGAAACGGTTGGAATTATCTTTGATGAGCAGGCTTTCAACAGAGTTTAGAAATTATCAGACCGCGTGTCAGCATGTAGAAACTTACAGAGATGAAATGTTACCTAAGGGTAAGCAAGCCTACGATCTGTTACATCACAGTTATAAGGAGCGGCGCGCTCCCTGGCCTGATGTGTTGATGGCACAGCAGATCTATCTCAATTTGCAGGCAGACTATATCATGAGTCAATTAAAGTATCATGAAAGTGAGATTGCCATTAGCGGTATGTTATTGACAGGTGGACTGGCCGAGCCTCCTGCGCCAGTGGGTGGCGGACATATCAATGCCGTTCCCAAACCCCGGTAATCGTAAGAGACCATGAACAACGATCATTTAGCAAAACGAAATAAAACAAAATGAAAGGCCTATCAATGGGTACTCAAAATGACCGCAGGGACTTTCTAAAGCAGGGTGCGGCAGCCACAGCCGGATTGTTTGCTGCGGGGACCGCTATGGGGCAGTCATCGGAAAGCGGAGCTTCTTCCGATAAATATCAAGGTCAGGGAGGCACATATCCCCGTATGCATCCAGGCACTGGTGGCCCAGTTGGTAGTCCGACTGACCGAGGGAAACTCGTGCCCGGATTGCGAAAAGCGGGGGAGCCACCAGTCAATGTGATTGCACCTGATTTGAAAACATTGAGCGGGAAAATTGTAAATGGTGCGCGCGAGTTCCATTTGCAGGCGACCCCCACCCGTAGAGAAGTACTGCCGGGGATCTGGATGGACGCGTATGGATTTAACGGCCAGTTTCCCGGTCCTGTATTAGAAATGTATCAAGGCGAACGAGTACGGATTGTTTTTCGTAATGATTTGCCAGAGCCGACAACTCTGCATTCACATGGCTTGGAACTCCCCATTAGTATGGACGGAATACCTGCCGTTACACAAGACCTGATTCAACCGGGCAAGACCTTTGTCTATGAATATGACGTACATCAGGAAGGTAGTTTTTTCTTGCATCCGCATGTGGCGATGCAAGAAGCAATCGGAATGGTGGTGCCTTTCATTGTTCATCCCAAAGTGGCTTTTGAACCTACCGTGGATCGTGACTTCGTGTTAATGACTCAGCAGTTTTCGATGTTACCCAACGCGCACATTCCCAATACGGTCTCCATGGACTGGAACTTTCTTACAATCAACGGGCGGTGTGGCCCTTACACGACACCACTGGTTTGTAAGTTAGGCGAACGGGTCCGCATTCGATTTCTAAACTTCAGTACGCTGCATCAGCATCCAATGCATTTGCACGGACACACTTTTTGGGTGACAGGGACTGAAGGGGGACGTATTCCGGAAACGGCATGGATTCCGGGAAATACAGTGATCGTGGGTGTAGCTCAATCGCGGGATGTAGAATTCGTGGCCAATAATCCCGGTGACTGGGTACTGCATTGCCACATGTTTCACCACATGATGAACCATATGGTATCGCAAGTCGGGCCCATCATTCGCCAGGAAAAGAATGATCCGGGTTTCGAGGTTCCCGGCTATCCGCAAATCATGAAGGGGATGTCGAGCATGAAAATGGAAGGTAAGCATGCTGGTAAGATGCAGATGGAAAAGGCGAATGACTATAATATGCCGATGACAATGGAAGACATGAAAAAATTAACCGATCGTCGCGAAACCCAGGGGATGCGCGAAGGCTGGTATAAAGGTGTCAAAGGGCTGTTTACTGTGATGCGTGTGCTGCCACCGGATCTATACGATAAGTTGATGACAACCGACGATCCCATTCCACCGAATTCGAGCACGCCGTTGAATCCACATCATGCCTAACTTCCAATATAGCTCTGATGTGATCCTTATTTGAAATACGAGTTACCCGTTTGCCAAATTCAATAAAATGTGTGATAGGCATCTACTTTGTGATTCACACAAATACGACCATTCATTCAAGTCGTGTTGCAAACCTTACCGGCGCACAATGACTGGAATCGATAGCGTTGACGCTATCGTCAATCACGGATTAACCAATCTGTAAACCAATAAGTCTCAGGCAGTGGCAATGCAGAATTGTAAGACATGCGTAAAATAATTCGCATAGCAATACGTCATTGATACGTAATTTCATTCAATCCTGGCAACCAACAACTGGACTGATTCCGAAACGTTAGCAATTTGCGCTTTCGTCCAGATACGAACGACTGGTATTGCAATCTTCGTTTTGAATCTCCGATTACTCAGTCTTGAGACGTCTCCCATCTTCACTGAGACCGACCCACCATTCTAGATCGCATCACATTTTACTCCAAGGAGAATGCGGTAAAGTAGGTAGACTGGTGAGATTTCATTTCATGGAGGATTTTACATGTTGATTTATTCCAAGGAACGATGCCTCGAAGTTCTGAAAGCGTATGCAGCTGGGTTTAACGACACGGGAGATTGCGTTGCAATTTCAATGTAGCGAATCATGGGTTCCTCTGGCAGCGGGTACGTCGGCGAACCGAGGCCAAGCACGTATACGAGCAGGGCCTCATCGTACCCATTCCAGCGGTACTTCAAAAAACCGCTTTTGGGCTTCCAACCGTGAGTGATTGTCGCTCCACCGTTACGCGCCCATTGCCAATCGGCACGACGGTAGAGCGCATCGGCCAACGTGCGTATCTCCCGCTCGTCCTCACAATCCTCATCGAAATAGATTGCCGCGGTGAGCATTCCAGCGAGCAGGAAAGCGGTGTCGATGGTTGAAAGCTCACACATCCCTGCGCGGCGGCCAGTCGTCATATCGAGAAAGTGGTAGTAGAACCCCTTGTAGCCTGTGGCGTCCGGTGCTGTTCCCTGCGGGCTGGTCCAGAAAAACCGCAACACCGCCAGCGTTCGCTCTGTTGCTTCGGCGCGCGTCATCCATAAACGCTCGACGCCTGCTGGATATCCTGCAAGTGCAAACCCAATTGCGGCGATGCTCGCGGGGGCATCCGCTTGCGTCTTGTCCAGCACAAGGCCGTTCGCAGGGTTGTTCTCGCGTAGAAAATATCCGAAGGCATCGCGCTGGAGCGAGTCCACCATGTCTTCATTGCTGGACGGTTGCTTCGGGCGGTTCGCCCGGTGATTCGTCATGTCGTTTTCCTGTCACGAGTGCGTGACCGAACCATCCACCGGTGTGGTTCGTCAGAATGGTACTTTCCAGTCTGCTGCGGTTGCTTTGTGTTTTGCCTCGGTCATGGGTTCACAATAAATTCCGCAATCGTCCTATCCGGATTTGCGAACACCCAGATTATAGATTCCCGCGATTAACACCCCTGCAATCCAGCCAAGGATAAACGTGCTGATCAATCCCAGCACGACTTCGCCGACAGGCACGCCGGTTTTCAGAATTGGATCGACGTTGAATCCGTGCAACAGGCCGTTGAACAGGACTACCACCTTCTCACGCGGTACGATGGCCATCGTGAGCATGCAGCCGAGGTAGAACACTACTCCGGTTGCTCCGAATGCCCAGCCCAATCGCGTGGGGCTCAGCCGCGCGGTTGAGAGAGTGGTATGCGTGTTGTTATCCACAGCAACCTCCTGGTTTGTCATCCGGCTTTGCATCAGCGGGCGAGGACAGGAACTTTTCTCGGCAGTGTTCACTGCAAAAGTAAAATGTTTGTCCGTCGCGGTCGGCGTGGATCGCGGTGGCTTCGTCCACAGTCATGCCGCAGACAGGGTCTTTAATCATGGATTTCGATTCATTCATGGTCATGTTTCTTTCCTGGTTCATAGTGTCATTGTCTTTTTCTGGATTTAGAAACGAATGTGTTTACCCGAAATCGTGGTGCGACTCCGCGCCTGACTTGCTTTCCCAGGTCAATCCGGTGTCGATGCATTTCCGGTCGCGGCAGCTCGATCGAGGGCTTTCTACCCGCTTGATTGGCCCGCTGGACTGCTCCAGACCTACCCGCGCCGGTATAGGCCGGGCTGGCGAACATCGACCCGAAAGTCAGGGTGGTGGCCACGAATCCCAACGGCAGGATCCAGCGGGCCAGACGTGCCTCCGGCCACAGTGGCTTTCGTCGAATCACGAGCGCCAATTCGCCCACGAGCATCAACCACGCTTGCCGGGCGGGTGAGAGCGGAGCTTCACGAAAGTGGAGGTCTTCCTTCAACATTGTTCACTTTCTACTTTTTTCATCTGTTTGCCGGGTCATCCGGAATGCTTATGGTCCGGCTGCCCCTCGGACGGTCGTGTTCTGAGGAAGAAAAACTCCATGATCAGGATCGCCGCCATAACGGCTGCTGCCACGATCAAAACTAAAGGATCAGAGGCGCCCTTGACCCAGAGAAAGCCGCCAAGAATGATCACATCCAGCACAGTGGCCATGATCGGGATCACTGGATTGGCCCCCACCTCTTTTCTCAGGTGGCGCAGCACACCCCAGTGAATGGCAACGTCCATGATCAGATAAAAGATAATACCCAGCGCCGCGATGCGGGAAAGATCAAAAAACGCCGTCAGCAGCAATCCCAGCACAATCGTATAGACCAGCGTATGCTTCTGGATGCTCCCCGGCATATGAAAGTGGCTATGGGGAACCAGCTTCATCTCCGTCAGCATGGCCAGCATGCGTGACACCGCAAAAACGCTGGCGATGATGCCGCCCGAGGTGGCCAGCATGGCCAGGATCACGGTAAACCAAACCGCGTATTCTCCCAGGGCCGGCCGGGCCGCGGCGGCCAGCGAGTAGTTGCGCGTTTCGATGATCTTACCCAGTGACAGGTTGCTGGAGACCGCAAAACCGACCAGCGCATAGATCACCACACAGAGGGCGATTGAGATCATGATAGCTTTGCCAAGGTTCCGGCGCGGGTCTTTGAGTTCCGAACCACTGTTGGTGATGGTAGTAAACCCTTTGAAGGCCAGAATGCCAAGCGCCGTGGCACCCAGAAAACCAGTTAGCGACGCCCCGGGATCCGCCGCGGAGAAATTCACTTCCACCGAGTCCGCCACCAGTACCCCGACCACGCCGAACAAAACGATGCCGCCAATCTTGATGAAGCCGAGCACCGAGGCGACCCCCTGAATCAAACCGGTGACGGCCAGATTGAGTAGAAAGGCCACCAGTAACAGCCCTACCCCAAGCGTGGGAACCAGCAGGCTGCTGTCGTCGATGGCAAACAGCTGCAAGGTGTAGGATCCGAAGGTTCGCGCCAGAAAGCTCTGGGCGATCACCATAGAAAAATACATCAACAGGGCATGGAAGGCGGTGGTCAAGGTTTTGCCATACGCTTTCTCCAGATACATGGCGATGCCGCCGGCGGAGGGGTAGGCATTGGATAATTTGACGTAGGAGTAGGCGCTGAACGAGACGATCAGTGCGGAGGAAAGGAACGCCAGAGGAAACAGGCTTCCGGTCATCTCCGCCATCTGGCCGGTCAGCGCGAAGATCCCGGCTCCGATCATCACGCCGGTCCCCAAGGCAATGGCGCCGATCAGCGAGAGGCTGTCCGCCTGATATTTCGTAGTTCTGTCGGGCGCACTTTCCATACTATTTCCATTTCCTCATGCTAAGACTCAGATTGTATATCCCAGCGATCAAGACCCCCGCGAACCAGCCCAGGATGAACGTAGTAGTGACCAGGCCCAGTGAGACTTGGGAGATGGGCACGCTGATTCTTAGAATTGGCCCCACACCGAGGTCGTGCAGCAGACTATTGAAAACGATCACCACCTTGTCGTGCGGTACTGTGGCCATCATGAGCATGCAGCCAAGATAGAACACCAGACCGGTCGCGCCGAAGGCGAGTCCAAGGTATTGGGGGTTCAGATGCGGTGTGGAGTGCGTGTGCCGGGAAGCCGATGTCGGCCGGGCGTTCCCGGATCCGCGATCGTTCCTCTGATGAATGTCGGTGCTCATGATCGTGTCCTCCGTTTTTTTTCATCCTTGTGTATGCCGAAGTCCATCAGGTGGCAGAGCATGATCGCCCCGAAGGCCGCAGCCGGCCACCATTATCAGTGTCTGCTTCATTATTCGGAACCTGTGGCAATTTGTATATTATATTTGAGCGAATACCGCATTTGCCTCGTTCTGAATGCTTGTAGCA is a window from the Gimesia benthica genome containing:
- a CDS encoding transposase, coding for MKTSHWFVFSPYSPELNPIENHWHYLKSDFWSNRVYADFEALMDAAETAWHKACMDTDLKKTVCNTPYAVIS
- a CDS encoding TolC family protein, translating into MKSKNLISILLAIVSISGCAASTKRDVANQIGKKPVPAENDTSQVIVRDDAEAEYDATSETETRLVSHQESIELPVEKYDPLLLPMPGDVVTNQSTAISLDELEALAQANNPTLVQAAAQVEASRGAAYQAGLYPNPVVGYASDQIGINGTAGELQGAFVSQEFVTGGKLKLSRAKWTKQVAVAETNLSAQYTRVLNDVRIHFYRTLAAQQLLAVQGKLLENAKDNLQTHKEMLNLGQTNQSGLLQAEVDLHRAQLKQQAAENDLEQEWRNLVAMVGTPELQCTTLRGRLEPPQEFYDWNSALNQLLESSPEIVAAWERVQHDEITVERERVQPIPNILVDVNFGHNFETDNSVAGVTVGLPIPIFDKNQGTVDQALADLNRSRADVKRLELSLMSRLSTEFRNYQTACQHVETYRDEMLPKGKQAYDLLHHSYKERRAPWPDVLMAQQIYLNLQADYIMSQLKYHESEIAISGMLLTGGLAEPPAPVGGGHINAVPKPR
- a CDS encoding multicopper oxidase family protein, whose translation is MGTQNDRRDFLKQGAAATAGLFAAGTAMGQSSESGASSDKYQGQGGTYPRMHPGTGGPVGSPTDRGKLVPGLRKAGEPPVNVIAPDLKTLSGKIVNGAREFHLQATPTRREVLPGIWMDAYGFNGQFPGPVLEMYQGERVRIVFRNDLPEPTTLHSHGLELPISMDGIPAVTQDLIQPGKTFVYEYDVHQEGSFFLHPHVAMQEAIGMVVPFIVHPKVAFEPTVDRDFVLMTQQFSMLPNAHIPNTVSMDWNFLTINGRCGPYTTPLVCKLGERVRIRFLNFSTLHQHPMHLHGHTFWVTGTEGGRIPETAWIPGNTVIVGVAQSRDVEFVANNPGDWVLHCHMFHHMMNHMVSQVGPIIRQEKNDPGFEVPGYPQIMKGMSSMKMEGKHAGKMQMEKANDYNMPMTMEDMKKLTDRRETQGMREGWYKGVKGLFTVMRVLPPDLYDKLMTTDDPIPPNSSTPLNPHHA
- a CDS encoding DUF5676 family membrane protein, which produces MDNNTHTTLSTARLSPTRLGWAFGATGVVFYLGCMLTMAIVPREKVVVLFNGLLHGFNVDPILKTGVPVGEVVLGLISTFILGWIAGVLIAGIYNLGVRKSG
- a CDS encoding YHS domain-containing protein, encoding MTMNESKSMIKDPVCGMTVDEATAIHADRDGQTFYFCSEHCREKFLSSPADAKPDDKPGGCCG
- a CDS encoding APC family permease produces the protein MESAPDRTTKYQADSLSLIGAIALGTGVMIGAGIFALTGQMAEMTGSLFPLAFLSSALIVSFSAYSYVKLSNAYPSAGGIAMYLEKAYGKTLTTAFHALLMYFSMVIAQSFLARTFGSYTLQLFAIDDSSLLVPTLGVGLLLVAFLLNLAVTGLIQGVASVLGFIKIGGIVLFGVVGVLVADSVEVNFSAADPGASLTGFLGATALGILAFKGFTTITNSGSELKDPRRNLGKAIMISIALCVVIYALVGFAVSSNLSLGKIIETRNYSLAAAARPALGEYAVWFTVILAMLATSGGIIASVFAVSRMLAMLTEMKLVPHSHFHMPGSIQKHTLVYTIVLGLLLTAFFDLSRIAALGIIFYLIMDVAIHWGVLRHLRKEVGANPVIPIMATVLDVIILGGFLWVKGASDPLVLIVAAAVMAAILIMEFFFLRTRPSEGQPDHKHSG
- a CDS encoding DUF5676 family membrane protein → MSTDIHQRNDRGSGNARPTSASRHTHSTPHLNPQYLGLAFGATGLVFYLGCMLMMATVPHDKVVIVFNSLLHDLGVGPILRISVPISQVSLGLVTTTFILGWFAGVLIAGIYNLSLSMRKWK